The nucleotide sequence CGCACGAGCCGTCCTGCTCGCGGAGGCCGCGGTCACCTCGGACGCGGTGGCTGGCCATGCTGCACGACCTCGTGCAACTGACCGGCGCCATCGGCTTCACCTGGGAGTACGGCCTGCACCTGTACGAGCGCCGCGCCCACCTCGACACCCGCCTCGGCCACAACCCGCGCCACGCACTCCTGGCCCTGGCCCGGACCGAGGGCTGGGCGTCCTAGCGGCACCGGCGAACCGGCGGTGCCCGTCAGGGAGTTCCGGTGCCCGGTACCTCGACGCGGAGCGTTTCGACCACGGAGGTCGGCGCGCCGCCCAGCTCCACCGCGTCCCACTCGGACGCCGAGGTGAGGAACAGCGTCCGCCGGTCCGGGCCGCCCAGGGTGCACGCGATGGCCATCCGGCCGCCGACCCGCACGCGGTCGGTAACCTCCCCGCCCGGCAGAACGCGCCGGAACTCCCGGGCGAGGGGGAACCCGGCCCAGATGGCGCCCTCGGCGTCGAGCGCCATGCCGTCCGGGGCGGCGTCGGGCGTGGTGGCCACGACACGGCGTCCGCCGAGGTTTCCGTGCGCGTCAACGTCGAACGCGGTGAAGCGCCTGGCCTTGGACTCCGCGACGATGAGCGTCCGCCCGTCGGCGGACAGCACGGTCCCGTTCGGGAAACGCAGGTCGCGCGCGGCCACGGACGCCGAGCCGTCGGGCCGGACCCTGAGCAGCAGCCCGGCGGGCGGGTCGGCGGGGTAGCTGCCCACATAGGCGGTGCCGTCGGGGGCGACGACCATGTCGTTCAGCTCGTCCGCCACCAGGGCCTCCAGTCGGGCGTGCACCGAGCAGGAGCCGTCCGGCGCGAGGCGCAGCAGGGCGCGTTCGGTCATGGACACGATCAGCGCCGAACCGTCCGGGAGGAAGCCGATGCCGGACGGCTTCCGCCCGGGCAGTTCCAGCCTGAGCGTGGTCTCACCACTCGGCGACACGGTGTGGACGGCCTCGCCGTGCATGTCGGAGACCCACAGCTCGCCCGCGTGCCAGCGGGGCGCCTCCGCGAACACGAACCCCTCGGCGAGAGTCGTCGGCGCGCCGTGCGTTGTCGATGCTGTCATCGGACCGTCCTCCCCGCCCGCGCCTCGTATCCGGGCCGCGGTATTTCTCGATGTCGACATCGATATTGACATGCACTACGCTCCGGCTCAAGAGAGTCGGGCCCGCTGAAAGAGACAGGTATGCGGACAGCTGTCATCTGTGAACCGGTGCGCACCGCGGTCGGAGGCTACGGGGGAGCCCTCAAGGGGCTGACCGCCCAGCAATTGGGCGGCGCGGTCGTCCGCGGCCTCTTGGAGCGCACGCGACTGCACGGCCGCGACGTCGACGACGTCCTGTTCGGCTCGTGCTACCCGACCATGGAGGCGCCGGCGCTGGGCCGCGTGGTCGCCCTCGACGCCGGACTCGGCATCGAGGTCCCCGGGCTCCAACTCGACCGCCGCTGCGGATCCGGCGTGCAGACCGTCGTCATGGCCGCCATGCAGGTGCAGACCGGCGCGTCGGACGTCGTCGTCGCCGGCGGCGCGGAGAGCATGAGCAACGCGGCGCTCTACTCCACCGAGATGCGCTGGGGGACGCGCCGCACCGGAGTCACCCTGCACGACGCCCTCGCCCGCGGCAGGACCACGGCCGGCGGCGAGCGCTTCCCGGTGCCCGGCGGGATGATCGAGACCGCCGAGAACCTGCGGCGGGAGTACGGGATCTCCCGGTCGGAGCAGGACGAACTCGCGCTGCGTTCGCACCGGCGGGCCGTCGCCGCCCAGGACTCCGGGCGCTTCACCGACGAGATCGTCCCCGTGACCGTGCCCACCCGCACCGGGGATCTCGTGGTGGACGCCGACGAACACCCGCGCCGCGACACGAGTTTGGACAAACTGGCACGACTGCGCCCGCTCATGGGCGGCACCGACCCGGAGGCCACCGTGACCGCGGGCAACGCCAGCGGCCAGAACGACGGCGCGTCCGCCTGCGTCGTCACCCACCCGGACGAGGCCGCCCGCCTGGGACTGCGCCCCCTCGCGCGCCTGGTCGGCTGGGCCGTCTCCGGCGTCGCCCCCGCCCGGATGGGCATCGGCCCGGTCCCGGCGGCGGCGAAGGCGCTGGAGCGCGCGGGCCTGAAGCTCGCGGACATGGACCTGATCGAGCTGAACGAGGCGTTCGCGGCCCAAGTCCTCGCCTGCACACGGGAATGGGGCTTCACGGAGTCCGACTGGGACCGCTTCAACGTCAACGGCTCCGGCATCTCCCTCGGCCACCCCGTCGCCGCGACCGGCGGACGGATCCTCGCCACGATGCTCCGCGAAATGCACCGCCGCGACGCCCGCTACGCCCTGGAGACGCTGTGCGTCGGCGGCGGCCAGGGCATCGCGGCGATCTTCGAGCGGGTCGACTGAGCCCGCCCGACCGCGACGCGCGAAAGGACTGCGATGACCATGGGCGGTGCCCGTGCGCGACACTGACCTCGACGAAGTGCTCGCCACCGTACGCCGGTTCGTCCGGAACCGCGTGGTGCCCGCGGAGGCGGACATCGAGCGGGACGACGCCATCCCCGACGAACTCCGCGCCCAGGCCGCGGCCATGGGGCTCTTCGGATTCGCGATCCCGGAGGAGTACGGCGGCCTCGGGCTGTCGATGTGCGAGGAGGTCCGCCTCGTCTTCGAACTCGGCTACACCACACCCGCGTTCCGTTCCATGTTCGGCACCAACAACGGCATCGCCGGGCACGTCCTGCTGGAGGGCGCCGACGAGGAGCAGAAGAAGGCGTACCTCCCCAGGCTCGCGTCGGGGGAGTGGACCGCGTCGTTCGCGCTCACCGAGGAGGACGCGGGCTCCGACCCCGGCGGGCTGTCCACGACGGCACACCGGGACGGCGGCGACTGGGTCGTCGACGGCGCCAAACGCTTCATCACCAACGCACCGGTCGCCGACGTGTTCATGGTCTTCGCCCGGACCGACCCGCGGGCCTCGGGCGGCGCCGGGATCAGCGCGTTCATGGTCGAACGCGGCACCCCCGGCCTCCACATCGGCCCCAAGGACGCCAAGATGGGCCAGGCGGGCGCGTGGACGGCGGACGTCCACCTCGACGGCGTCCGCGTCCGCGCGGGCGCCCTCATCGGCGGCGACGCCGGTATCGGCCGGGGCTACACGACCGCCATGCGCTGCCTCGCGCACGGGCGCATCCACATCGCCGCGCTGTGCGTGGGGTTGTCGCAGCGCCTGCTCGACGAATCGGTCGCGTACGCCGCGACCCGCGTCCAGGGCGGCCGACCGATCGGTGAACACCAGCTGATCCAGGGCCTGATCGCGGACTCGGGCACCGACCTGTACGCGGCCCGTGCCCTGGTGAAGGAGGCCGCCGCCGCGTTCGATGACGGCAGCGACACCCGCGTCGGACCGTCGTGCGCGAAGTACTTCGCCTCCGAGGCCGTCGGCCG is from Yinghuangia sp. ASG 101 and encodes:
- a CDS encoding SMP-30/gluconolactonase/LRE family protein, which translates into the protein MTASTTHGAPTTLAEGFVFAEAPRWHAGELWVSDMHGEAVHTVSPSGETTLRLELPGRKPSGIGFLPDGSALIVSMTERALLRLAPDGSCSVHARLEALVADELNDMVVAPDGTAYVGSYPADPPAGLLLRVRPDGSASVAARDLRFPNGTVLSADGRTLIVAESKARRFTAFDVDAHGNLGGRRVVATTPDAAPDGMALDAEGAIWAGFPLAREFRRVLPGGEVTDRVRVGGRMAIACTLGGPDRRTLFLTSASEWDAVELGGAPTSVVETLRVEVPGTGTP
- a CDS encoding acetyl-CoA C-acetyltransferase produces the protein MRTAVICEPVRTAVGGYGGALKGLTAQQLGGAVVRGLLERTRLHGRDVDDVLFGSCYPTMEAPALGRVVALDAGLGIEVPGLQLDRRCGSGVQTVVMAAMQVQTGASDVVVAGGAESMSNAALYSTEMRWGTRRTGVTLHDALARGRTTAGGERFPVPGGMIETAENLRREYGISRSEQDELALRSHRRAVAAQDSGRFTDEIVPVTVPTRTGDLVVDADEHPRRDTSLDKLARLRPLMGGTDPEATVTAGNASGQNDGASACVVTHPDEAARLGLRPLARLVGWAVSGVAPARMGIGPVPAAAKALERAGLKLADMDLIELNEAFAAQVLACTREWGFTESDWDRFNVNGSGISLGHPVAATGGRILATMLREMHRRDARYALETLCVGGGQGIAAIFERVD
- a CDS encoding acyl-CoA dehydrogenase family protein, with amino-acid sequence MRDTDLDEVLATVRRFVRNRVVPAEADIERDDAIPDELRAQAAAMGLFGFAIPEEYGGLGLSMCEEVRLVFELGYTTPAFRSMFGTNNGIAGHVLLEGADEEQKKAYLPRLASGEWTASFALTEEDAGSDPGGLSTTAHRDGGDWVVDGAKRFITNAPVADVFMVFARTDPRASGGAGISAFMVERGTPGLHIGPKDAKMGQAGAWTADVHLDGVRVRAGALIGGDAGIGRGYTTAMRCLAHGRIHIAALCVGLSQRLLDESVAYAATRVQGGRPIGEHQLIQGLIADSGTDLYAARALVKEAAAAFDDGSDTRVGPSCAKYFASEAVGRIADRAVQIHSGAGYMRGVPVERFYRDARLFRIYEGTSRIQQLIIARQLLRTARGA